A single region of the Anaerostipes rhamnosivorans genome encodes:
- a CDS encoding class II fructose-bisphosphate aldolase, producing MLVNLQNILKEAEEGGYAIPCFNVPNFEMARAAMDAASELSVPVIIGHVQVHDSLIPIENIGPQTVEYAKRATAPVCVHLDHGINLSFVMRGIRCGYSSIMYDCSDLPFEENVKRIREFTKAAHEMGLSVEAELGTMSSTAEDSHGGPRLLGREEIKKTFTDPDMAAEFALRTGVDALAVCFGTVHGIYAEEPMLDIDRVREIRQKMPESTRLVMHGGSGVDQAQVQEAIRAGITKINYHSYWSKAAARHVYEKLKENGGDMFYHEVQEEAYRKLKEDAKEVLLRFRGERDGAEVLFSSADQAVPHFTR from the coding sequence ATGTTAGTGAACTTACAGAACATATTAAAAGAGGCAGAAGAGGGCGGGTATGCCATTCCCTGCTTTAATGTCCCCAACTTTGAGATGGCAAGGGCGGCCATGGATGCAGCCAGTGAGCTCTCAGTGCCGGTGATCATCGGGCATGTCCAGGTGCATGACAGCCTGATCCCCATTGAAAATATAGGCCCTCAGACTGTAGAGTATGCAAAGAGAGCGACAGCTCCGGTTTGTGTACATTTGGATCACGGTATTAATCTAAGCTTTGTAATGCGGGGAATACGGTGCGGTTATTCCAGCATTATGTATGACTGCAGTGACCTGCCGTTTGAGGAAAATGTAAAGAGGATCCGGGAGTTTACCAAGGCTGCCCACGAGATGGGTCTGTCTGTGGAGGCGGAGCTGGGGACAATGAGCAGCACGGCGGAAGATTCCCACGGAGGACCGAGGCTTTTAGGCAGAGAGGAGATCAAGAAGACCTTCACTGACCCGGACATGGCGGCAGAATTTGCACTGCGCACCGGGGTGGATGCGCTGGCTGTCTGCTTCGGCACGGTGCACGGAATCTATGCGGAGGAGCCCATGCTGGATATTGACCGGGTGCGGGAGATTCGTCAGAAGATGCCTGAGAGCACCAGACTGGTCATGCATGGGGGATCTGGAGTGGATCAGGCGCAGGTACAGGAGGCCATCAGGGCAGGTATCACAAAGATCAATTATCATTCTTACTGGTCGAAAGCCGCTGCCAGACATGTATATGAGAAACTAAAGGAGAACGGCGGAGATATGTTTTATCATGAGGTACAGGAGGAAGCGTACCGTAAGTTAAAAGAAGATGCAAAAGAGGTGCTTTTGAGATTCAGAGGTGAGAGAGATGGAGCAGAAGTTCTTTTCTCTTCGGCAGATCAAGCTGTTCCGCATTTTACTAGATGA